A single window of Debaryomyces hansenii CBS767 chromosome F complete sequence DNA harbors:
- a CDS encoding DEHA2F13948p (highly similar to uniprot|P08417 Saccharomyces cerevisiae YPL262W FUM1 Fumarase converts fumaric acid to L-malic acid in the TCA cycle) has product MSGNKANERVESDAFGEISVPNDKYWGAQSQRSLGNFDIGDIRMPESIVKSFGILKKAAAIVNEEIGALDPSLAKAIKEAATEVAEGKLTEHFPLVVYQTGSGTQSNMNANEVISNRAIEILGGEMGSKSPVHPNDHCNMSQSSNDTFPTVMHIAAVTEISNKLIPSLTQLRDAFDAKAKEFEKIIKIGRTHLQDATPLTLGQEFSGYVQQLSFGIERIQQTLPRLSYLAQGGTAVGTGLNTSKGFDVKIAKEVSNITGLKFQTAPNKFEALAAHDAFVEASGALNTLAVSLFKIANDIRYLGSGPRCGYGELSLPENEPGSSIMPGKVNPTQCEAMTMVCAQVMGNHTTITFSGASGQFELNVFKPVMASNLLSSIRLIGDVCKSFRIHCVEGIVANEEKISKVLNESLMLVTALNPKIGYDNASKVAKNAHKKGLTLKQSCLDLNMLSEEEFDQWVRPENMLGPK; this is encoded by the coding sequence ATGTCAGGTAACAAAGCTAACGAAAGGGTCGAAAGCGATGCGTTCGGAGAAATCTCCGTTCCAAACGATAAGTATTGGGGTGCCCAAAGTCAAAGATCGTTAGGTAATTTTGATATCGGTGATATTAGAATGCCAGAATCCATTGTTAAATCATTTGGTATTTTAAAGAAGGCTGCTGCCATTGTTAATGAGGAAATCGGTGCGTTAGACCCTCTGTTAGCTAAGGCTATCAAAGAAGCTGCAACTGAAGTTGCGGAAGGTAAATTGACGGAACATTTCCCATTAGTAGTCTACCAGACAGGATCCGGTACTCAATCAAACATGAATGCCAACGAGGTTATTTCGAACAGAGCAATCGAGATTTTAGGCGGTGAAATGGGTTCAAAGTCCCCTGTTCATCCAAATGATCACTGTAATATGTCCCAATCTTCAAATGATACTTTCCCAACAGTTATGCATATTGCAGCCGTTACTGAGATCAGCAACAAGTTAATTCCTTCTTTAACACAGCTTCGTGATGCATTTGATGCCAAGGCAAAAGAATTCGAAAAGATCATTAAAATCGGTAGAACTCATTTGCAAGATGCTACTCCATTAACTTTGGGTCAAGAATTCTCAGGTTACGTTCAACAATTAAGTTTTGGTATTGAACGTATTCAACAAACCCTTCCAAGATTATCATACTTAGCTCAAGGTGGTACTGCTGTTGGTACTGGTTTGAACACTTCAAAGGGTTTTGATGTTAAGATTGCGAAAGAGGTTTCTAATATTACTGGGTTGAAATTCCAAACTGCTCCAAATAAATTCGAAGCCTTAGCTGCACATGATGCCTTTGTTGAAGCTTCTGGTGCCTTAAATACATTAGCTGTATCTCTTTTCAAGATTGCTAATGATATTAGATACTTAGGTTCTGGTCCAAGATGTGGATACGGCGAATTATCCCTTCCAGAAAATGAACCAGGTTCCTCCATCATGCCAGGTAAGGTTAACCCTACCCAATGTGAAGCTATGACCATGGTTTGTGCGCAAGTTATGGGTAACCATACTACTATCACTTTTTCAGGTGCATCTGGtcaatttgaattaaatgTTTTCAAGCCTGTCATGGCCAGCAACTTATTGTCTTCGATTAGATTAATTGGTGATGTATGTAAGTCATTCAGAATCCACTGTGTTGAAGGTATTGTTGccaatgaagaaaagatttcaaaagTCTTGAATGAGTCCTTAATGTTGGTCACAGCCTTGAACCCAAAGATTGGTTACGACAATGCTTCCAAGGTCGCCAAAAATGCCCACAAAAAGGGACTCACCTTAAAGCAATCCTGTTTAGATTTAAACATGTTGTCCGAAGAAGAGTTCGACCAATGGGTCAGACCAGAAAATATGCTTGGTccaaaataa